Below is a genomic region from Dioscorea cayenensis subsp. rotundata cultivar TDr96_F1 chromosome 14, TDr96_F1_v2_PseudoChromosome.rev07_lg8_w22 25.fasta, whole genome shotgun sequence.
TTAATTGGGTCATAAAGATCCTTGCAGTATAGGAGATCCTCCATCTTTGCTTTCCATATTTGCCAATTGTTCCCATTCAAGCTAATCATCCTCCCATTGTTGTTATCCATCTTGATTTACACAAAAGGATAAAAAACACCGCCAACCCAGCGCTGTGATACCACTTCTTGTCGGGACACATTGTGTATCTCGATTacttcttttgtgcaaacaaaGTTCACTTAAAACACGTGAGACCACTCATAGGGGAAATTCGTCAAACACATGAAGGGCATAAAAAAATGTGGAAAACCCCTCAAGATGAGGGGAAAAACCACCCGGACACAATGTCATACAATCTTCCATTATAACAACAATAATGGGATTACAAGCTTCTCTAATACACTAGAGGATCACATACACCATTAAGAGTAACACACTCTTAGTTTACACATTACATCATCATGAAAGATGGAATACAagggaaaataaagaaaaggttACCAAAGGAGCACCAATGGAAGCCAAACCACTAGGTCACACCTTCTCTTGAGCAAGAGGATTGAGAAAGACCACCAACCTATCAAAAaattctctcattttcttttttccttcccttttttgtttatatcaaatttatttttcttaattttatatatatgtgaaaggTAAGTGAGTTAAGTTACTTACCCATGTGACCCACACATGAGAAGGGACCCAAGTTGAGTTGGTCCAACCCCAAGAAATTATCTTTGATCAGTAAATCCCAACAAGACTGAAAATAAACgttaattattgataaaaactatttattattgttcAAATTCTTGTACCATCATCTCTCTCAAATCATACAGTGCTCTCCTAGTGTTCATGTTCGCAACTTCTCGATTCAAGCTTGCAAAGAGAACAAAATTATAACTTTATCAACAATCCCACATTATAACTTCACATCTCCTCCCCAACCATTAGTTGAATCTGATGAAAAACGAAATTAATCCAGGGTATAGTGATAATAAATGCCCCAAGTTACAAACTTGTCCAGCAAAGAGATACTAACACACAATGCACCTTACATATTCGATCTAATTCCGCACACAGATATATGAAATTCTAGACGGGAAAAAAATGGGAATGAGATGGATCCTGTACCTGGAGATAGGATAGCTTTATGCTTCCCTAGACAACGCCATACATGAGTGCGGAAGCGTGAGCTACCTGCAAGGAGACCATGGAACCAAAACAAAGATCAATTTAATGGAGATCATAGGAAAAATTGAATGGAGATCataggaaaaattgaaagagagagagagagagaaagagagagagaggaaataactcacggccttcccgatcgCCCCAACGATCACCGCGCGGCGCTCGCCACACCACCAAGGCGCCGAGCCAGCCTCCAATACCTGGAACCAAAAACAGCCCAAGCAACTAGCAAGCAACCATGCCCAATCAAGTAAACAAGGCTAGTAAACATGCAAGTATGAATAAAGGCGTCATGGTCAAGGTTCAGGATGAACCATCCGCACAACACACCAAGGACACCCGAAGAAACCCGCTCAAGACAAGGAACTTGAGAGAAAATATAAACTCTCTATATAAATGGATCCGAGATACACCATGAGCCAACGACACATCCAAGACCTTCTCTCCACCAAGAGAGGAAGGTGAACAAAGCCCAAGAGCTAGCTTCTCCTCCAAGTGAAGTCTAACCCTACAAGGTCTCTAGTTGTCTTTACAAGAGGGGgagagggggtatttatagagAAGCCCTCTCAAAGGATAAGGGAACCGACCCTCTTGATCCAACGGCCAAGATCCACTTAGTTGTCTCATCACAACAAGCACAATGCTACAGTGCTACAGTGCCACAGACTCAATCGGCCACCATCAGGATCCAGCTACAGTGCCGCCCACCGCCACTGTTCACTTGATCGGTAATGGTCTCGGTATCGCCCTGCCGACGCGCCGCATTCTCCCGGTAGCATGCGCTTGTCGGTCCACGAATGCCGATGCCCATCGGTAGTCAGATTGCACTCGACCGTTCCTCTCGGTAAAGACCCTCGATAGCGCCCATGCGCCCCGTGTCATGCTGGCTCACGGCTGCCTAAGAGCTCCCGCTCCGCCTGCCCTATCTGCTGACCGACCGTACAAGGTCATATCGACCGTACTGCCGATACTAACGCCGATCTGGCTCCTTTTGGCCCATACTTAGCCAAATATTAATCATCCCGGTTCCTCGGTCACGATCCCCCTCACCACGCGCATCACGCCACGCGCGCTGCCTAACAAGCACTCGGTGATGTGCGGCACCGCGCCTGCGCACCCCGTGTTCGACACTCCCGGCAAGTGTCCCGGATCAATGCGGCCGCTACCCGCATATAGGCCACCGGACGACTAGTGCCTCGTTTGGACTTGGATTTTGACCTATCTTGACTTCATCAGTCATCCTCCCTCGGCATGGAACCGTCCTCCACCGAGCGCATAAGGTGAAACCCTTACAGTAATCCACTAATCCTTGTGGGTAACAAGCACTATTTGAGTACTGCATTTGACTTGTTCCattgttgcttttgtttttctatttttatttttatttttgtcaatttcAATGGCTTGCTTATCCACTTTAGCCTTTCCATACTTTTTCCGTTCTGTGAAAAATTGAACCTCCAGCTTAATGCGAAAGCAACAAGTAAAAACTGAACATCACAAGAAAGCATCACAAGCAGcagaacaaaaaacaaaaatggcagaagcctatctttgatttttcatatcaCCCGTAATCTAATGTAAAATGTACAAAATATTTCACCCAAATGCTAGAAATCCCATGCCACTGAAAAACCCAGATCACACATCAGAACTCAGAAATAACTAGAACAATTAAATTAGTCAGAGAACATGTTCTATACAAAATGGAGGAAAACAAACActgtaaaattaattttcatgttgAGActgtaaaatttatttgtgtGTTGAGAAACCAAATCAAGGCTGATTCTCCAGCAGGGAGCCTAGATGGCTTCAACTACTAGCTCACATGTTGGAAGCATGGGAGTACATGCTAGCACACAAAACACGGTGTAAATAAAAGTCAACAAAGAATTAAGTAGAACAGTAGTCATCTTCAGTCATGGCTTTCAGTTTTTGTAATTAGAGAGCAAGAAGTAGGTGCGTTGCTGCAGACTGAAAATGGCGTCACAGATGAGCGGAGTGACTCTGGCCCTTCTGTAACAATTCTCTTGCATATGGCATCACAATTGCTTATCACCTCTGTCAGTCTGCCTTTGAGTTCACCAACCTCAACTTGCAATGGATGAACTGTTTATCTAACAATTATTAGCCAAAACTTAGGTGAAGTAACAAAATGCTAGCAACAACACTCAAGAGTTATATACTGAACAATGGAAAACAGCACAAGGACGACTGTGACTATAAAACCAAGGCAACCAAATCAGTTGGATATCAACAATGTGTCTCTTCACACGGAAATTAAGCAAAATGAGCCCTTTACCTTCAGCAAGGTTGTGAGCTGTCGTTCTCATGGATGACCCTGAATAACTGAACCGCTGAAGAAGTTTAACAGCCAAAGCATCCACAGTTTCTATCTTGTTTTCTATCTCCTCCTGTAGTGTCTCATAGGTCAAAACTTTATTACTTACTTCAAAGAGAATAAATACAGATAAGTTAGCATTCCTCTATAAGTTCCTGTGAATATCTTGAATCAATGAACCCTTTTGCTTTTTCTCAATGCCTCACCCACAAACAGCATTATGCCAATAAAGATCCTTCCAACAGTGAGAGACAGTTGAATAATCAGTTCAGGTCTTCAAAGATGATTGTGATGATAGGTGGTTCAATGATGTAGAATATTCAAACAGAATGGTTCTGGTGCAaagtaaaaattgaaaatacagCATTGGCTAAATCCATTTGCCAAGAAGCTTGTGCCAATTTTCATTATATGCTTTAACAGAAAGAAGGAGAGAATTTGAATATAATTAGCGCATCATGTATAGACTAGATACATGCCTTTAAACAATAATGTGTTGTATATAATAGTAGTCGTATAAGAAAAAGATACAAATGAAGCAACATTAGTAGATTGAGACACGGATTAGATGATTACTCGTGATATGATCATCAAGGGAAAAATTTCCCATACTAGTACAAAAGGTTTGAAATGCATGCAGAGCATAagacacactaaaaaaaaacctGATATTTCTAAGAAGAATTCATCACGGATGCTATATGAGATTTCAGTTTCAGCAATATAAACATCAAAGATAGTTGTAAACATCacattgaaattttaatttaaaatataaatacagaAAAATTGTCCTAAATTACCAAAACTAAGGTATTTCAGTCATGTTAGGGTCTCTATTGCAGAAGGTGAATACCATCACTGAGATATGCATGACCATGAAAAcagacatttaaaaatattgcctttttaaaaattaaaagaagccCATGCCCTGTGagcaataaaagcataaatttTGATGAGTTGAGGGGGAAAAAGGCCACCTGTTTCTGACTAATCCTCTTAGCCTTCTCTTCCTGCCATTCTCTATACATAGAGAAGAGCTCCAACAAGACTTTGGGATTCAAAGTccctataaaaataattcagtattaaacattcacaaaaatccaaaaaactcgatctacaattaaaacaaaaatcccaATAGTGGGAAAAGAAATAGACTGCCTGGAATCGAGGACGAAGAGGTAGGCTTGCGGACGAGAATGTCAGTCAAGGAGGTCTCCGATTCAAGGGGGCTTTTCAGCAGTGGCTCAGCCTGAAACCATAAGATCAAACAATGAGAAGGGCAACAAGAAGAGCACTAGAGAAAGGGGAAAGGACCATAGAAAGAGAGCCAACGATTCGGAGGGCTTGGACACGCTGAACGATGGGATCGACGCCCTCGATCCTCTCGGAGATGGTGGTGATCTCATCGATGACCTACATAGAGGGGAACTGGGGGATTAGGGATTCTATAAAAGGTAAAAAAACCGAGACAAAGAAAAGCACCTTCGAATCGGAACGCTTCGAAAGCACGGATTCGGAGGCACCCATTGGCGATCACATGGCACAACGAACCTCTTCTATATATTTCTCGTTTGCCTTGTATGGTCTATTATTCACTTGGAATCAAAATTAGCAAAATACTCTGGTTTTaaagcatatatataaatatatatatatatatataccctctTGGCTTATAGGCTCCTAGTCCTTTACAAAAAttgtttagttttaaaaaaatttgaaattaaatccCGTATAGTCTCTTACTTATAGTATTCCTTTTGAGaaagacaaattttaaaatcaattgtTGGTGAGCATATTTCCACACTTCGTCGCAGCTTGGTGTTCTCTGGGCAGCAGGATGATCCCGCCGGTGGAGTTGTTCCCGGTGGAGGGGTCTCTGATCAGGCGCGGGGGTAGTGTTTATCTGTGTGGGTTCTGGCCAGTCGGGTGTTTTACTGGCATGCTCCTTTTGTCTCCACTTCTAGTGGACCTTTTGTTTTCTGTTGTTGTTTCCGACCTGTTTTGGTCTgacttttttgttcttttcttttttaatggcATGTGGTTCATcgactttttcatttttaaaatcaatgcAAGGTGAGGGCATAAATGTGTTgaagtattaaatatatatatatatatatatatatttttaacaaaaatg
It encodes:
- the LOC120276501 gene encoding uncharacterized protein LOC120276501 isoform X2, yielding MGASESVLSKRSDSKVIDEITTISERIEGVDPIVQRVQALRIAEPLLKSPLESETSLTDILVRKPTSSSSIPGTLNPKVLLELFSMYREWQEEKAKRISQKQEEIENKIETVDALAVKLLQRFSYSGSSMRTTAHNLAEVHPLQVEVGELKGRLTEVISNCDAICKRIVTEGPESLRSSVTPFSVCSNAPTSCSLITKTESHD
- the LOC120276501 gene encoding uncharacterized protein LOC120276501 isoform X1, producing MGASESVLSKRSDSKVIDEITTISERIEGVDPIVQRVQALRIVGSLSMAEPLLKSPLESETSLTDILVRKPTSSSSIPGTLNPKVLLELFSMYREWQEEKAKRISQKQEEIENKIETVDALAVKLLQRFSYSGSSMRTTAHNLAEVHPLQVEVGELKGRLTEVISNCDAICKRIVTEGPESLRSSVTPFSVCSNAPTSCSLITKTESHD